Genomic window (Fundidesulfovibrio soli):
GATGTCGGTGTCCTTGCCGAGGGGGCCGCAGAGGTCGACGATCTCGTCGCCCTCCTTGAGGGTTTCGAGGTGGGCGGTGGTCTTGCCCAGCACCAGGTAGACGATGGTGATGGTTCCGGCCTGCTTGTCGGTGTCCGCGATGGTCAGCGGGATGCGTTCCCCGTTCTCGCATACGCGCAGGATGACGAAATTTCCGGGTTTGGCTTTGGCCGCGATCTGCGGCGCATCAAGGACCAGTTCGCTGGTCTGGCCTGGGATCAGGCTTCTTTTCCTGACGATTTTAGAAGGCATGGCGCAACTCCTTGGGCGGTCTCTTCTCTGGGGCCGCCGGGAAAAAACCGGCGCTGCTTTCCTGCCGCATTACTTCACGGATGTGAAGCGGCGCAGGGCGGGAACCTGCCGTGCGTCCTGCCCCCCCGCCGGGCAGGATCGGGAGAGCGTCCGATCCTGCCGGGGGTGAATCCATGGAGGCCTGGAGGGGGCCGGTTCCGGGTGGCGGTGCGGGGGGGCGTCCTCCCAAACGCTTCCCCCGCGCGCGCCGTGGAAAAGCCTGGTGTCCCGTCCTGATTCGTTCCGAAGGCGTAAGAGCCTGCCAGCCAGCCTCGGCGTTCGGATGGGGCCTGGACCTTCCCGCAAGGGCGCGAGGCTCGCGCCCTTGCGGGAAGACCGGTCCGCCGGTTGGCGGAGGCGGACCGGTCCCCGTGGGTGTGGTCGGCTACCCGGCGAGGGCGGCCTCCAGGTTGGGCTTCGCATAGAGTTCGCCGCCGTGGCAGTCGTTGATGACCAGCAGGGGGAACTTTTCGACGGTCAGTTCACGGATGGCTTCGGGGCCCAGGTCGTCGTACGCGATGACCTTGGCGCCCTTGATGGCCAGGGAGAGCAGGGCGCCAGCGCCGCCGGTGGCGCCGAAGTAGGCGGCCTTGTTGGCGATCATGGCGTCCTTGACTTCCTGGGAGCGCTTGCCCTTGCCGATGGTGCCCTTGAGGCCCAGCGCGTGCAGGCGCGGGGCGTAGGTGTCCATGCGGTAGGAGGTGGTGGGCCCGGCCGAGCCGATGGGGCGTCCCGGGGGCGCGGGGCTGGGGCCCACGTAGTAGATCAGCGCGCCCTTGAGGTCGAAGGGCAGGGCCTCTCCCTTGTCCAGGGAGTCGACCAGGCGTTTGTGCGCGGCGTCGCGGCCGGTGTAGATGGTGCCTGTGATGAACACCACGTCGCCGCTCTTGAGCTGCTCGATGTCCGCGTCGGTCAGAGGGGTGGTCAGGGTGTATTCGGCCATTACAGCACGACCTCCTTGTGCCGGGCGGAGTGGCACTGGATGTTCACGGCCAGGGGCAGGCTTGCCAGGTGGCAGGGCGCCACCATGATCTTCACGCCCAGGCAGGTGGTGTCGCCGCCCAGGCCCATGGGGCCCACGCCCAGCTTGTTGATGGAGGCGAGCAGCTCGGCCTCCAGCTTGGCGACCTCGGGGTCGGGATGGGTGTCGTCGATTTCGCGCAGCAGGGCCTTCTTGGAGTTGATGGCCGCCAGCTC
Coding sequences:
- a CDS encoding Fe-S-containing hydro-lyase, which encodes MAEYTLTTPLTDADIEQLKSGDVVFITGTIYTGRDAAHKRLVDSLDKGEALPFDLKGALIYYVGPSPAPPGRPIGSAGPTTSYRMDTYAPRLHALGLKGTIGKGKRSQEVKDAMIANKAAYFGATGGAGALLSLAIKGAKVIAYDDLGPEAIRELTVEKFPLLVINDCHGGELYAKPNLEAALAG